A window of the Bombina bombina isolate aBomBom1 chromosome 3, aBomBom1.pri, whole genome shotgun sequence genome harbors these coding sequences:
- the KRT18 gene encoding keratin, type I cytoskeletal 18, with the protein MSYSRSVYSSSVMGGGAYRPLSSAARLRPGSSAASVHAGAGGSGARISVSRVSTVGSGFGGGFSYGGVPASVGASLVSGVQNEKETMQSLNDRLASYLDKVRNLEAANQKIELQIREHMEKKGPTKDWSPYYKMLEDLRKQVFDSTVDNSQLVLQIDNARLAADDFRVKFESELAIRLSVESDITGLRKVIDDTNLSRLNLENEIESLKEELIFLKKNHQDEVNELQAQVANSAVTVELDAPNTQNLGKIMTDIRAQYENLAQKNREEVENWYQSQVEEHTIQIEQDTQELQSSRTSVTELKRTLQSLEIELDALRNQKANLESNLHEKEAHYGYELESRAALASRLEAELIQARSECQRQAQDYQTLLNIKMKLEEEIQTYRRLLDGDDFDLKDALTAQTTQTVKKVITTTQRIVDGKVVSESNDTKVLQS; encoded by the exons ATGAGCTATTCCAGGTCTGTGTATTCTTCATCAGTGATGGGAGGGGGTGCCTACCGACCCTTGAGCAGTGCAGCACGCCTGAGGCCAGGTAGTAGTGCTGCCAGTGTCCATGCTGGTGCAGGAGGCTCAGGTGCCCGGATCTCAGTATCCAGGGTGTCTACTGTGGGTTCTGGGTTTGGTGGTGGCTTTAGCTATGGTGGGGTACCAGCAAGTGTGGGAGCAAGTCTGGTGTCTGGGGTGCAGAATGAGAAAGAGACCATGCAGTCTCTCAATGACCGCCTAGCATCCTACCTGGATAAGGTGCGCAACCTGGAGGCAGCGAATCAGAAAATTGAGTTACAGATCCGTGAGCATATGGAAAAGAAGGGACCCACTAAAGACTGGTCTCCATACTACAAAATGTTGGAAGATTTGCGCAAACAG GTTTTTGATAGCACAGTAGACAACTCCCAGCTGGTTCTGCAAATTGACAATGCGCGCCTTGCAGCTGACGACTTCAGAGTAAA GTTTGAATCAGAGCTGGCTATTCGTCTGTCAGTGGAGTCTGATATTACCGGCCTTCGTAAAGTTATTGATGATACCAACCTGTCTAGGCTGAACCTAGAGAATGAGAtagagtctctcaaagaagaattGATTTTCCTAAAGAAGAACCACCAAGAT GAAGTTAATGAGCTGCAGGCACAGGTTGCTAATTCTGCAGTAACAGTTGAACTAGATGCCCCCAATACACAAAACCTTGGCAAAATCATGACAGATATTCGGGCACAATATGAAAATTTGGCACAAAAGAACCGTGAAGAAGTAGAAAATTGGTATCAATCACAG GTGGAAGAGCATACAATTCAGATTGAACAAGATACACAAGAGTTACAGTCTTCAAGGACATCTGTGACTGAATTAAAACGCACATTACAATCCCTGGAAATTGAATTAGATGCTCTGCGCAACCAG AAAGCCAACTTGGAAAGTAACTTGCATGAAAAAGAAGCACATTATGGATATGAGCTGGAATCTAGGGCGGCGCTTGCCTCAAGGCTGGAGGCTGAGCTAATACAAGCGCGCAGTGAATGTCAGCGACAGGCACAAGACTACCAGACACTACTCAACATCAAGATGAAGCTAGAGGAAGAAATCCAAACATACAGACGTCTCCTTGATGGAGATGACTTTGA CCTTAAAGACGCCCTCACTGCCCAAACAACACAGACGGTGAAGAAAGTCATCACAACCACACAAAGAATTGTAGATGGAAAAGTTGTGTCAGAAAGTAACGACACAAAAGTCCTTCAGTCCTAG